Proteins from a single region of Nomia melanderi isolate GNS246 chromosome 11, iyNomMela1, whole genome shotgun sequence:
- the LOC116430608 gene encoding uncharacterized protein LOC116430608, translated as MDHEKFYDKKHDGSYLVHFPNKGLTTDEVKNIFSSYGTVVSVDQHGDTFGLCFVRYKNLQDTMRCLNSLKNHQLIKILPHKKKIKNKSTTKNHKPVQERSEDSSAFSSINKFLKQNHLKNKDINRTDNKDYHYNVSPRSRRNSDGNSSTKTISSLRQLLKSKQSERSTSSTPISVECLDNSSSTIEDYFNENEIPSLICNNQRFTNHKYAQKTPHIIPAQEVIIANVHPELGSPEILSFFDEYKPIATSQIFHIPNIGLRYCHIYFESAEQAAVVEKKFDKYLWNGKTLIVLRLHVLAEQALLM; from the coding sequence ATGGATCATGAAaaattttatgataaaaaaCACGATGGTTCATACCTTGTACATTTTCCAAACAAAGGATTAACCACAGAtgaagttaaaaatatattttcttcttatgGTACAGTTGTGTCTGTAGACCAGCATGGTGACACTTTTGGACTATGTTTTGTAcgatataaaaatttacaagaCACTATGCGTTGTCTTAACAGTCTTAAAAatcatcaattaattaaaattttaccacacaaaaagaaaattaagaataaatctACTACTAAAAATCATAAACCTGTGCAAGAAAGAAGTGAAGACTCCTCTGCTTTTTcatctattaataaatttctaaaacaGAACCATTTAAAGAACAAAGACATTAACAGAACAGATAATAAAGATTATCATTATAATGTTTCACCTAGGTCAAGAAGAAATAGTGATGGCAATAGTTCTACTAAGACAATTTCATCGTTGAGACAACTGCTAAAGTCAAAACAATCGGAAAGATCAACATCAAGCACCCCAATTTCTGTAGAATGTCTTGATAACAGCTCAAGTACAATAgaagattattttaatgaaaatgaaattccatcTTTGATTTGTAATAATCAAAGGTTTACAAACCATAAATATGCTCAAAAGACTCCACACATTATTCCAGCTCAAGAAGTTATTATAGCTAATGTTCATCCTGAATTGGGATCACCTGAGATATTATCCTTTTTTGATGAATATAAGCCAATAGCGACATCTCAGATATTCCACATACCTAACATTGGACTAAGGTATTGCCACATATATTTTGAATCAGCTGAACAAGCAGCTGTAGTTgaaaaaaaatttgataaatatttgtgGAATGGGAAGACCCTTATTGTATTAAGATTACATGTATTAGCTGAACAAGCACTTTTAATGTAA